The following coding sequences are from one Homalodisca vitripennis isolate AUS2020 chromosome 7, UT_GWSS_2.1, whole genome shotgun sequence window:
- the LOC124366784 gene encoding uncharacterized protein LOC124366784, whose amino-acid sequence MNEIVSFRNEVKKTNADFKDSMEKYADWIVENGRKIDDAVKSITELSKDIDFIRQENVNLKKIVSDLTFKMDILEQASRENTVEIQGIPFVEKENVMEMVEKVSMAISFPFDQNMVDKCYRIRTRFGASENPGSIVVRFVRNIDMQMFIQKRRDKRNLNTRDIGFLLGNSSVIYINHSLTPAKRRLLRAARLCRSEKQYTFVWVSGGRIFLRKNQGDPAIEVKREEDLEKLK is encoded by the coding sequence ATGAATGAGATAGTTTCATTCAGAAACGAGGTCAAAAAGACAAACGCTGATTTTAAGGATTCCATGGAAAAATATGCGGATTGGATTGTTGAAAATGGTCGAAAAATTGATGATGCGGTTAAATCAATTACTGAATTATCTAAGGACATTGACTTCATAAGACAGGAAAATGTAAATCTCAAGAAAATTGTATCggatttgacttttaaaatggaCATTCTTGAACAGGCTTCAAGGGAAAATACCGTTGAAATTCAGGGTATACCATTTGTGGAGAAAGAAAATGTGATGGAAATGGTTGAAAAGGTGTCTATGGCTATCAGTTTCCCCTTTGATCAAAATATGGTTGACAAATGTTATCGAATAAGAACGAGATTTGGAGCATCTGAAAACCCAGGGAGTATAGTAGTTCGCTTTGTGCGAAATATTGAtatgcaaatgtttatacaaaaaagaagagATAAGAGGAACTTGAACACCAGGGACATTGGCTTTCTACTGGGAAATTCTTCTGTGATTTATATCAACCACAGTCTGACGCCGGCTAAGAGGAGGTTGCTGCGAGCTGCGCGGCTGTGTCGCAGTGAGAAACAGTACACTTTCGTATGGGTCAGCGGAGGACGCATCTTCCTACGTAAAAATCAAGGAGATCCGGCAATTGAGGTGAAGCGAGAAGAGGACCTTGAAAAGTTGAAATGA
- the LOC124366785 gene encoding uncharacterized protein LOC124366785, which produces MNEIVSFRNEVKKTNADFKDSMEKYADWIVENGRKIDDAVKSITELSKDIDFIRQENVNLKKIVSDLTFKMDILEQASRENTVEIQGIPFVEKENVMEMVEKVSMAISFPFEQNMVDKCYRIRTRFGASENPGSIVVRFVRNIDMQMFIQKRRDKRNLNTRDIGFLLGNSSVIYINHSLTPAKRRLLRAARLCRSEKQYTFVWVSGGRIFLRKNQGDPAIEVKREEDLEKLK; this is translated from the coding sequence ATGAATGAGATAGTTTCATTCAGAAACGAGGTCAAAAAGACAAACGCTGATTTTAAGGATTCCATGGAAAAATATGCGGATTGGATTGTTGAAAATGGTCGAAAAATTGATGATGCGGTTAAATCAATTACTGAATTATCTAAGGACATTGACTTCATAAGACAGGAAAATGTAAATCTCAAGAAAATTGTATCggatttgacttttaaaatggaCATTCTTGAACAGGCTTCAAGGGAAAATACCGTTGAAATTCAGGGTATACCATTTGTGGAGAAAGAAAATGTGATGGAAATGGTTGAAAAGGTCTCTATGGCTATCAGTTTCCCCTTTGAACAAAATATGGTTGACAAATGTTATCGAATAAGAACGAGATTTGGAGCATCTGAAAACCCAGGGAGTATAGTAGTTCGCTTTGTGCGAAATATTGAtatgcaaatgtttatacaaaaaagaagagATAAGAGGAACTTGAACACCAGGGACATTGGCTTTCTACTGGGAAATTCTTCTGTGATTTATATCAACCACAGTCTGACGCCGGCTAAGAGGAGGTTGCTGCGAGCTGCGCGGCTGTGTCGCAGTGAGAAACAGTACACTTTCGTATGGGTCAGCGGAGGACGCATCTTCCTACGTAAAAATCAAGGAGATCCGGCAATTGAGGTGAAGCGAGAAGAGGACCTTGAAAAGTTGAAATGA